The Ranitomeya variabilis isolate aRanVar5 chromosome 7, aRanVar5.hap1, whole genome shotgun sequence genome includes a window with the following:
- the LOC143785716 gene encoding histone H4, with amino-acid sequence MSGRGKGGKGLGKGGAKRHRKVLRDNIQGITKPAIRRLARRGGVKRISGLIYEETRGVLKVFLENVIRDAVTYTEHAKRKTVTAMDVVYALKRQGRTLYGFGG; translated from the coding sequence ATGTCTGGTCGCGGTAAAGGAGGAAAAGGTCTCGGGAAGGGCGGCgccaagcggcacaggaaggtgctccgtgataacatccagggcatcaccaagcctgccatccgccgtctagctcgcagaggaggcgtcaagcgcatctccggcctcatctatgaggagactcgcggtgtcctgaaagtcttcctggagaacgtgatccgtgacgccgtcacctacaccgagcacgccaagaggaagaccgtcaccgccatggacgtggtgtacgcgctcaagcgccagggccgcactctctacggcttcggaggttaa
- the LOC143784865 gene encoding histone H3 gives MARTKQTARKSTGGKAPRKQLATKAARKSAPATGGVKKPHRYRPGTVALREIRRYQKSTELLIRKLPFQRLVREIAQDFKTDLRFQSSAVMALQEASEAYLVGLFEDTNLCAIHAKRVTIMPKDIQLARRIRGERA, from the coding sequence ATGGCCAGAACCAAGCAGACCGCccgtaaatccaccggagggaaagcTCCCCGCAAGCAGCTGGCCACTAAGGCCGCCAGGAAGAGCGCTCCGGCCACTGGTGGAGTGAAGAAGCCCCATCGTTACCGCCCGGGAACAGTCGCTCTCCGTGAGATCCGCCGCTATCAGAAATCCACCGAGCTGCTGATCCGTAAACTTCCCTTCCAGCGACTGGTGAGAGAGATCGCCCAGGACTTCAAGACTGATCTGCGCTTCCAAAGCTCGGCCGTGATGGCCCTGCAGGAGGCCAGCGAGGCTTATCTGGTGGGGCTGTTTGAGGACACCAACCTGTGCGCCATCCACGCCAAGAGGGTCACCATCATGCCCAAAGACATCCAGCTGGCCCGCCGGATCCGTGGGGAGAGAGCTTAG
- the LOC143784866 gene encoding histone H1.01-like: protein MAETAPAAAPPPAEPAAKSKKQPKKSAAKKSHKLSGPSVSELIVKAVSASKERSGVSLAALKKALSAGGYDVEKNNSRLKLAVKSLVTKGALLQVKGSGASGSFKLNKKQETKEKVAKKKSAAAAKPKKPAAAKKAAKSPKKLKKAPTAAKKSPKKAKKPAAAAKKAAKSPKKPKAAPKPKKATKSPAKKAAKPKAAKSPAKKAAKAKKPAAKK from the coding sequence ATGGCAGAGACCGcgccagccgccgctccccctcccgcaGAACCGGCcgccaaatccaagaagcagccgaagAAATCCGCCGCCAAGAAAAGCCATAAACTCTCCGGCCCCAGCGTCTCCGAGCTGATCGTGAAAGCCGTGTCCGCCTCCAAGGAGCGCAGCGGGGTGTCTCTGGCCGCCCTGAAGAAGGCTCTGTCTGCCGGAGGATACGATGTAGAGAAGAACAACAGCCGCCTGAAGCTGGCCGTCAAGTCTCTGGTCACCAAGGGCGCCCTCCTCCAGGTGAAGGGCAGCGGCGCCTCCGGGTCCTTCAAGCTGAACAAGAAACAGGAGACGAAGGAGAAAGTGGCCAAGAAGAAGTCAGCAGCTGCGGCCAAGCCCAAGAAACCCGCTGCTGCCAAGAAAGCCGCCAAATCTCCGAAGAAGCTAAAGAAGGCTCCGACCGCGGCCAAGAAGAGCCCGAAAAAGGCCAAGAAGCCCGCAGCAGCTGCCAAGAAAGCGgccaagagccccaagaagccgaaaGCCGCTCCTAAGCCCAAGAAGGCGACGaagagtccggctaagaaggcggccaaacccaaagctgccaagagtccggctaagaaggcTGCGAAAGCCAAGAAGCCCGCGGCTAAGAAATAA